The Lysinibacillus pakistanensis genome includes a window with the following:
- a CDS encoding b(o/a)3-type cytochrome-c oxidase subunit 1 yields the protein MAHIYVAFIALLLGGLAGLLQVFVRSGQFTLPAGIGYYQILTVHGVLLGLILTTFFIYGFQIASVSRTSGTFSASQRRLGWIGFWLMTIGTAAAAAMVLLNKATVLYTFYAPLKAHWIFYLGLTLVVVGSWVGGAGQILRYVQWRKENKGSGQRSPLLSFMVVVNNLMWFVATLGVAVSVLFQLLPWSLGFIERVDVALSRTLFWYFGHALVYFWLLPAYMIWYVILPKVIGGKIFSDSLARLSFMLFLIFSVPVGIHHQLTEPGIDGTWKFIQVVLTFAVIVPSLMTAFSMFAMFELRGRELGGKGLFGWFKKLPWKDARFFVPFIGMVSFIPGGAGGIVNASYQMNQLIHNTIWVTGHFHLTIATAVVLTYFSAAFWLIPHLTGRTLTKSLNNLSNFAGILWAVGMTIMSGAMHIAGLIGAPRRSDYSEYGGAQQAYDWIPYQIAQAVGGTILFIAILVIIYIVVKLAWFAPKGEEEFPVGDVHEHSGPTPAILENFKVWVVILVALILFAYTVPIIDIISNSPPGSKGYQLW from the coding sequence ATGGCACATATTTACGTGGCTTTTATCGCATTATTATTAGGTGGTCTTGCAGGATTATTACAGGTTTTCGTACGCTCTGGTCAATTTACATTGCCAGCGGGCATAGGCTATTATCAAATTTTAACTGTACATGGAGTATTACTCGGTCTTATTTTAACAACATTCTTTATTTATGGTTTCCAGATTGCTAGTGTTAGCCGTACTTCAGGGACATTTTCAGCTAGTCAACGACGCCTAGGCTGGATTGGATTCTGGTTAATGACCATTGGCACAGCCGCTGCCGCTGCAATGGTTTTACTGAACAAAGCAACTGTTTTATATACATTTTATGCTCCACTAAAAGCTCATTGGATTTTCTATTTAGGCCTGACATTAGTCGTGGTTGGTTCTTGGGTTGGCGGCGCAGGTCAAATTTTACGATATGTACAATGGCGGAAAGAGAACAAAGGAAGCGGACAACGTAGCCCATTATTATCATTTATGGTTGTTGTAAATAATTTAATGTGGTTCGTGGCAACATTAGGCGTTGCTGTTTCTGTTCTATTCCAGCTACTTCCATGGTCCTTAGGTTTTATCGAACGTGTTGATGTAGCATTATCACGTACATTATTCTGGTACTTTGGTCATGCACTTGTATACTTCTGGTTATTACCAGCTTATATGATTTGGTATGTCATCCTCCCAAAAGTTATTGGTGGGAAAATTTTCTCAGATTCATTAGCACGACTTTCATTTATGTTATTTTTAATCTTCTCTGTTCCAGTTGGGATTCATCACCAATTAACAGAACCAGGGATTGATGGAACATGGAAGTTTATTCAGGTTGTTTTAACATTTGCGGTAATCGTACCATCCTTAATGACAGCCTTCTCTATGTTTGCCATGTTCGAATTACGTGGCCGTGAATTAGGTGGTAAAGGGCTTTTTGGTTGGTTTAAAAAATTACCATGGAAGGATGCTCGCTTCTTTGTACCATTTATCGGTATGGTGTCATTTATTCCTGGTGGCGCAGGTGGTATAGTAAATGCTTCCTACCAAATGAACCAATTAATTCATAATACAATTTGGGTGACAGGACATTTCCATTTAACGATTGCAACAGCCGTTGTTTTAACTTATTTTAGTGCTGCCTTTTGGTTAATACCGCATTTAACAGGTCGTACACTCACAAAATCATTAAATAACCTCAGTAATTTTGCAGGAATTTTATGGGCTGTTGGTATGACAATTATGTCTGGAGCAATGCATATTGCAGGTTTAATTGGGGCACCCCGTCGCTCAGATTACTCAGAATATGGTGGTGCTCAGCAAGCTTATGATTGGATTCCATATCAAATTGCGCAAGCTGTAGGTGGAACTATTCTCTTTATCGCGATACTAGTGATTATTTATATCGTTGTTAAATTAGCTTGGTTTGCACCTAAGGGTGAGGAAGAATTCCCAGTCGGTGACGTACATGAACATAGTGGCCCAACACCAGCTATTTTAGAAAATTTTAAAGTATGGGTTGTTATTTTAGTCGCATTAATTTTATTTGCTTACACAGTTCCAATTATCGATATTATTTCAAATTCACCACCAGGCTCAAAAGGCTATCAATTATGGTAA
- a CDS encoding cytochrome B5, with protein sequence MHIHKYEKYWLVFGVTTLVAFLIILGIGAFHQGSHPNNGKKTLDYEKVKEFAPFDNPGVHKVEGKDWDYEVVVLASAFYYNPPVIEVPLGAKVKFIATSEDVMHGFEVAGTNINMMLEPGYISEYVTKVNEVGEFLIVCNEYCGTGHTMMHSMLKVVDPNESQQ encoded by the coding sequence ATGCACATACATAAGTATGAGAAGTATTGGCTTGTGTTCGGAGTCACTACTTTAGTAGCATTCCTAATTATTCTCGGCATCGGCGCATTCCATCAAGGCTCACATCCGAACAATGGTAAAAAAACACTAGATTATGAGAAGGTTAAGGAATTTGCGCCTTTTGATAATCCAGGTGTTCATAAAGTGGAAGGTAAAGATTGGGATTATGAGGTTGTTGTTTTAGCTTCTGCATTTTATTACAATCCTCCTGTCATTGAAGTTCCACTTGGAGCAAAAGTTAAATTTATTGCAACAAGTGAAGATGTAATGCATGGCTTTGAGGTTGCAGGTACAAATATTAATATGATGCTTGAGCCTGGTTATATTTCTGAATATGTAACAAAAGTAAATGAAGTAGGCGAGTTTTTAATTGTATGTAATGAGTATTGTGGGACTGGACATACAATGATGCACTCTATGCTAAAGGTGGTGGATCCAAATGAGTCTCAACAGTAA
- a CDS encoding chemotaxis protein CheX gives MSNSKYFQTILNGTIHALKSILPMDIEVKTPSIISEPFQQQQMGVLIGLIGDLKGRVIIDSSPEIFSGIGNTMFGMPLEGEMLESFTGEFGNMIAGNLCTTVGKESLEIDITPPTVMVGNTKLYGFEKAFVLPVTIPSIGALTVLLTIEEEA, from the coding sequence ATGAGTAATTCGAAGTACTTTCAAACTATTTTAAACGGGACAATTCATGCTTTAAAATCGATTCTACCCATGGATATTGAAGTGAAAACGCCAAGTATTATTTCAGAACCTTTCCAACAGCAGCAAATGGGTGTATTAATTGGCTTAATTGGAGATTTAAAGGGCCGTGTCATCATTGATTCCTCTCCTGAAATATTTAGTGGCATCGGTAATACGATGTTTGGAATGCCGCTTGAGGGAGAAATGTTAGAATCCTTCACAGGAGAATTTGGTAATATGATTGCAGGTAATTTATGTACTACTGTAGGAAAAGAAAGCTTAGAAATTGATATTACACCTCCAACTGTGATGGTTGGCAATACAAAATTGTACGGGTTTGAAAAAGCGTTTGTACTCCCTGTTACAATTCCTAGCATTGGTGCATTAACAGTTCTATTAACAATTGAGGAAGAAGCATAG
- a CDS encoding ABC transporter ATP-binding protein has protein sequence MASPLLEVKHLKKYFPLKGSKVDYLKAVDDVSFTVNEGEVLGIVGESGCGKSTMGKTLIQLLTPTDGEILLNGENIATLSHKKVRQKRRDMQIIFQDPFASLNPRMKVFKIIEEPLVNFKIGTKEERKQRVYEVAAQVGLTQKQLERYPHEFSGGQRQRIGIARALVTNPKLIVADEPVSALDVSIQSQVLNIMKDLKKEMNLTYIFISHDLSVVHHFCDRIGVMYLGKIVEVADKHELFNNPKHPYTKALLSALPKSHPSKEKERIVLRGDVPNPANPPSGCTFHTRCPNCMEICKVTPPTLKSISEKHDHDVSCLLYEEKMERKL, from the coding sequence ATGGCCAGTCCATTATTAGAAGTAAAGCACCTAAAGAAATATTTCCCATTAAAAGGATCTAAGGTGGATTATTTAAAAGCGGTAGATGATGTTTCATTCACTGTAAATGAAGGTGAGGTTCTTGGGATAGTTGGTGAATCAGGTTGCGGTAAGTCCACTATGGGAAAAACACTCATTCAGCTATTAACACCAACAGACGGTGAAATCTTGCTGAATGGAGAAAATATTGCAACCCTTAGTCACAAAAAGGTGCGCCAAAAGCGACGTGATATGCAAATTATTTTCCAAGACCCATTTGCTTCACTTAATCCTCGAATGAAAGTTTTTAAAATTATTGAAGAGCCTTTGGTTAATTTTAAGATTGGTACAAAGGAAGAAAGAAAACAACGTGTTTATGAAGTAGCTGCGCAAGTGGGTTTGACACAAAAGCAACTAGAGCGTTATCCTCATGAGTTTTCAGGTGGTCAAAGACAGCGTATTGGGATTGCGAGGGCACTAGTGACAAATCCTAAACTCATTGTAGCAGATGAGCCTGTTTCTGCTCTTGATGTGTCTATTCAATCACAGGTATTGAACATTATGAAAGATTTGAAAAAGGAAATGAATCTTACATATATTTTCATTTCACATGATTTAAGTGTAGTCCATCACTTTTGTGATCGCATTGGGGTGATGTATCTAGGAAAGATAGTGGAAGTAGCGGACAAGCATGAATTATTTAATAATCCAAAACATCCTTATACAAAAGCATTACTATCGGCATTACCAAAATCTCATCCTTCAAAAGAAAAAGAACGAATCGTGCTTAGAGGAGATGTTCCGAATCCAGCAAATCCACCTTCTGGTTGTACCTTCCATACAAGGTGCCCAAATTGCATGGAGATATGTAAAGTGACGCCTCCTACTTTAAAAAGTATTAGTGAAAAGCATGACCATGACGTATCCTGTTTACTTTATGAAGAGAAAATGGAGCGAAAATTATGA
- a CDS encoding IclR family transcriptional regulator, with the protein MSKTLEKGINILTLFTEEKPSWRLDELANVTDIPKPTLHRFLKTFTDLGVLKRPYVQSGSQLVLSDHYLLGNKLIELGAIASNSIEIRSLAMPYMKMLQQKFDLAVQLIMIDETDGLYIEKIESLKPVLLYTRVGRRAPLYAGACSRIILSFQSEEKINNVLQKPRKKYASGTPVTDKDIYEHIEFGKTNGYAYSVSELEEGTVSIAVPIFGSNREVEYSISIAGIESLLPKEKIDIFLEGLWSTAASISAELGYSMPYPYGL; encoded by the coding sequence ATGAGTAAAACACTAGAAAAAGGAATTAATATTTTGACATTATTTACTGAAGAAAAACCTTCATGGCGTTTAGATGAACTGGCCAATGTAACAGATATTCCTAAACCTACTTTACATAGATTTCTGAAGACATTTACAGATTTAGGTGTGTTAAAGCGTCCTTATGTTCAAAGTGGTAGTCAATTAGTACTGAGTGATCATTATTTGCTGGGAAATAAATTAATAGAATTGGGAGCCATTGCATCCAACTCTATTGAAATTCGATCGCTTGCTATGCCGTATATGAAAATGTTACAGCAAAAATTTGATTTGGCAGTTCAACTAATAATGATAGATGAAACTGATGGTCTTTACATTGAAAAAATTGAAAGCTTAAAACCCGTTCTTTTATATACACGAGTGGGAAGAAGAGCGCCACTATATGCAGGTGCTTGTTCACGTATCATTTTATCTTTCCAATCAGAGGAAAAAATAAATAATGTGCTACAGAAACCTCGTAAAAAATATGCAAGTGGAACACCAGTAACAGACAAGGATATCTATGAACATATTGAATTTGGGAAAACTAATGGGTATGCCTACAGTGTTTCAGAATTAGAGGAAGGGACAGTATCAATAGCAGTACCGATTTTTGGTAGTAATCGAGAAGTAGAATATTCTATCAGTATCGCAGGCATAGAATCACTATTACCTAAAGAGAAAATAGATATTTTTTTAGAGGGATTATGGAGTACAGCGGCTTCAATCTCAGCTGAATTAGGTTATTCAATGCCATATCCTTATGGCTTATAA
- a CDS encoding ABC transporter substrate-binding protein, with protein MKKHKWITMLLVCLMLLLSACSGGTSTEGDNKKSGKASGENSATARGNELVVRVPGDPQNWDPIDTYLIAWSTVATSVFEGLVSRSLDLEIQPGLAESWEYVDDKTIKFKLRQGVTFHDGEPFNAEAVKFTFDRLLGEEGQKGPQYSNYTSIDRVEIDGEYEITMYLNTIDPVLLTKLSGYGAVIVPPKYIEEHGAENFDMNPVGTGPFKMTDYQRDKQVVVERYEDYWNKDEIKLDKVTFKVIPETATALAELQTGNIDIMTRLEVSQAATAESTDFVTLMDVSTPTAYSIRFDTAKAPVDDVRVRQAINYAIDKETIVKEILSGYGNLISSFQSELSFGYNKDLQPYPYDPEKAKKLLAEANIAEGTTLDFYIPGTDGTFKEIAQAVAFYLEEVGLKVSINSVENTTFQSELIPKGEAGQMYKNGWGGWTLDFDNTAYLMYHEGEFWNPSYKNDKVEKLLSAERATNDSTERLKIFKELTEVLHEDATEVNLYSDVEIYGVNKRVKNFQPPHDGRFRFEGVTVE; from the coding sequence ATGAAGAAACACAAATGGATAACAATGCTACTTGTATGTCTGATGCTATTATTATCAGCATGTAGTGGCGGAACATCGACAGAAGGTGATAATAAAAAAAGTGGAAAGGCTTCTGGAGAAAATTCAGCAACGGCACGTGGCAATGAATTAGTCGTACGTGTCCCAGGCGACCCACAAAACTGGGATCCAATCGATACATATTTAATTGCTTGGAGTACGGTTGCAACATCAGTATTTGAAGGTTTAGTAAGCCGTTCACTCGATTTAGAAATTCAACCAGGGTTAGCAGAATCTTGGGAATATGTAGATGATAAAACAATTAAATTTAAATTACGTCAAGGTGTTACTTTCCATGATGGGGAACCTTTTAATGCAGAAGCGGTTAAATTTACATTTGATCGTTTACTAGGTGAAGAGGGACAAAAAGGACCACAATATTCAAACTATACATCGATTGATCGTGTTGAAATAGATGGTGAATATGAAATAACAATGTATCTTAACACAATTGACCCAGTATTATTAACAAAATTATCTGGCTATGGTGCCGTAATTGTTCCACCAAAATATATTGAAGAGCATGGAGCTGAGAATTTTGATATGAATCCTGTAGGTACAGGCCCATTCAAAATGACAGATTATCAGCGTGATAAACAAGTTGTTGTTGAACGTTATGAGGATTACTGGAATAAAGACGAAATTAAACTGGATAAAGTAACATTCAAGGTTATCCCAGAAACAGCGACAGCCTTAGCAGAATTACAAACAGGAAATATTGATATTATGACACGCTTAGAAGTTTCTCAAGCTGCGACAGCAGAAAGCACAGATTTCGTTACTTTAATGGATGTATCAACGCCTACCGCATACTCTATTCGCTTTGATACAGCTAAAGCACCTGTAGACGATGTTCGTGTTCGTCAAGCAATCAACTATGCCATTGATAAGGAAACAATTGTGAAAGAAATTTTAAGTGGTTATGGTAACTTAATTAGCTCATTCCAAAGTGAACTTTCTTTTGGCTATAACAAAGATTTACAACCATATCCATATGATCCTGAAAAGGCGAAAAAACTTCTTGCTGAAGCCAATATTGCAGAGGGAACAACTTTAGATTTTTATATCCCCGGTACAGACGGAACATTTAAAGAGATTGCGCAAGCTGTAGCCTTCTATTTAGAAGAAGTAGGCTTAAAAGTATCCATTAATAGTGTGGAGAATACAACTTTCCAATCTGAATTAATACCAAAAGGTGAAGCAGGACAGATGTATAAAAATGGCTGGGGTGGCTGGACTTTAGATTTCGATAATACAGCCTATTTAATGTATCACGAGGGAGAATTCTGGAACCCGTCTTATAAAAACGACAAAGTTGAGAAATTATTATCTGCAGAAAGAGCTACTAATGATAGCACAGAACGTTTAAAAATCTTTAAAGAGTTAACAGAAGTATTACATGAAGATGCAACTGAAGTGAACTTATATTCAGATGTGGAAATTTACGGAGTAAATAAGAGAGTGAAAAATTTCCAACCTCCGCATGATGGTCGTTTTAGATTTGAAGGCGTTACTGTCGAGTAA
- the nikB gene encoding nickel ABC transporter permease has product MLSYILRRLSHTVLVIIAVSLIIFFSIRLTGDPVSIMFGAGEPSQQAIDELTAKLGLDKPIWEQYFIFLKDLITLNFGTSYRSNSPVLDLLLERAWPTIVLAFGGMAVALLIAVPIGILSAVYKGKPVDIFGRIFSLLGISFPNFWLAFMLILIFAVQLKWLPVSGFDGFSSLILPSIALGLILSGILVRLIRTSMLEVLKMQYVTTARAKGIREWLVIVRHAFRNALLPTVTFVGLQFGGLLGGAVIVEQVFSWPGIGRLIVDSINQRDYPVVQGGVIVLALLMILVNLIVDLCYSLINPKIRTGRGD; this is encoded by the coding sequence ATGCTTTCCTATATATTGAGACGTTTATCGCATACAGTATTGGTGATAATTGCTGTTTCATTAATAATATTTTTCTCGATTCGTTTAACAGGTGATCCCGTAAGTATCATGTTCGGTGCAGGTGAACCATCACAGCAGGCAATTGATGAGTTAACGGCTAAATTAGGCTTGGATAAACCAATTTGGGAGCAATATTTTATTTTTTTGAAAGACTTAATAACGCTTAATTTCGGTACATCTTATCGTTCAAATAGCCCAGTCCTAGATTTGCTGCTGGAACGGGCTTGGCCAACGATTGTACTTGCTTTCGGTGGTATGGCTGTTGCCTTGCTAATTGCTGTTCCAATTGGAATTCTATCGGCTGTATATAAAGGCAAACCCGTTGATATTTTTGGCCGTATTTTTTCATTGCTAGGTATTTCATTCCCCAACTTCTGGTTAGCGTTTATGTTGATTTTAATTTTTGCTGTACAGCTAAAATGGCTTCCTGTATCAGGATTTGATGGGTTTAGTTCGTTAATTTTACCATCTATTGCATTAGGTCTTATTTTATCCGGTATATTAGTACGTTTAATTCGTACATCAATGCTGGAGGTACTTAAAATGCAATATGTGACAACTGCAAGAGCTAAGGGAATTAGAGAATGGCTAGTAATCGTAAGACATGCATTTAGAAATGCCTTATTACCTACAGTGACATTTGTTGGTTTGCAGTTTGGAGGTCTATTGGGAGGTGCAGTTATTGTAGAGCAAGTATTTTCATGGCCAGGCATTGGCCGTTTAATTGTTGATTCCATTAATCAGCGGGACTATCCGGTTGTACAAGGTGGAGTTATTGTTTTAGCGCTATTAATGATCTTGGTCAATTTAATTGTTGATTTATGTTATTCGTTAATTAATCCAAAAATAAGAACGGGAAGAGGTGACTAA
- a CDS encoding ABC transporter permease, with protein sequence MTQAIDTVAVTTKKKSKIIKVLNFIKKNPTGIIGLLLVLASVLCAIFAPYIAPYDPGAASLGHRLDMPKWLDDTGKSQYLLGGDQVGRDLLSRIIYGARISLLVGICGVAISLVLGTFLGIISGYFGKWMDDLIMRLAEVQMGLPFILLAIVIMSVFGTGIEKIIIILGLTYWVSFARLIRGEILALKEQEYIQAAKAIGGTHFKIILKHILPNVASSILVLATMCIAEFILLEASLTFLGLGVEPTVPSWGGMLADSRNYMTSAWWISVFPGIAIMLTVLGFNLLGDWLRDRLDPNMKV encoded by the coding sequence ATGACACAGGCTATCGATACAGTGGCAGTGACTACAAAAAAGAAAAGCAAAATAATAAAGGTTTTGAACTTTATCAAAAAAAACCCAACAGGAATAATTGGATTATTACTAGTACTAGCTTCTGTACTATGTGCCATTTTTGCACCGTATATTGCTCCATATGATCCTGGTGCAGCAAGTTTAGGGCATCGTCTAGATATGCCTAAGTGGTTAGATGACACAGGTAAATCGCAATATCTACTTGGGGGAGATCAAGTAGGTCGAGATTTATTAAGTAGAATTATTTATGGTGCACGCATTTCACTTTTAGTCGGTATTTGTGGGGTTGCAATCTCTTTGGTTCTTGGCACGTTTTTAGGAATTATATCGGGTTATTTCGGCAAATGGATGGATGATTTAATTATGAGATTAGCTGAAGTTCAAATGGGATTACCATTTATCCTATTAGCTATCGTGATTATGAGTGTTTTTGGTACAGGTATTGAGAAAATTATCATTATTCTTGGACTTACATATTGGGTTAGCTTTGCAAGATTAATTCGTGGAGAAATTTTAGCATTAAAAGAGCAAGAATACATTCAAGCTGCCAAAGCTATTGGAGGGACTCATTTTAAAATAATTCTTAAGCATATTTTACCGAATGTTGCATCTTCTATTTTAGTATTAGCGACAATGTGTATCGCAGAGTTCATTTTATTAGAGGCATCTTTAACATTTTTAGGTTTAGGTGTTGAACCTACTGTGCCTTCCTGGGGTGGAATGTTAGCGGATAGTCGAAATTATATGACATCTGCGTGGTGGATTTCGGTATTTCCTGGTATTGCGATTATGTTAACAGTATTAGGGTTTAACTTATTAGGAGATTGGCTACGAGACCGCTTAGATCCGAATATGAAAGTTTAG
- a CDS encoding M14 family metallopeptidase — MNTTIYSSLFNKDQLLKKPSLYIDLPTHLAPLGLIDFCVRLGLESNEIDFDLFESANQNYSMIFYPHHTTYMMKKNATFIVYYETEETLSDLLRDLASEGITNSNETASSTYYNSLCHLWSAYGTGEKDEAHPLQHLSVQINVQQDIKSHAMLKEICYLGLRLGLYATSVSFPVVTQDERHLAIAIKPGTKNRMELVDRNTIHISGTKESLPTTLHSIAKEKHFSEGGLLGIWEFNEKQVNEAQLLYEESWQDQSEASYIISALQEEKELIVDAEIYMTASKDNRDRYGLGLSKKFPKLKSIKVRSAFKTGLYWVLEEVLPSVHSPFTQVKIICQDGSKKKGLEQRNRWIMELYPIDELIELQYGVPKENVQFEISCTQQHVYSVYVDDLLVAVLNPLISKLDYVDNNKKTYPTTAGYRLFKDADIIQEKAVLSDRERFYKYYMNDYLPRMEKKLSIDKSNVNQGQLFPLFDRIEIDFTSSGIEEELPVKQEANSSFEALYEDLYFNTLDYFVTLGNQMVNRPFKAPGGVIPYIHRQEDIYEPIYSFVKVYQWHEKECTDCITKQIVFDENGQFDSADIYVGTTHKVVTVKQQLKNKIIDAYQLTSKYKNFPEVKINYADLSYKGNLIPFFEVTEPITSEYFSGLKKSNEKHTIIFEAGHHPNEVSSTPAILELMEDIILQQPELLKKINFIVIPLANPDGYEIMKMLTKEHPKWKHHAARYNAVGLEFAHVKFQKSVFGEANILPIVLKKWAPDVVIDDHGIPAREWVQPFAGYACPPIFPVSYTLPSAKIYGIGRFADSETKEIQAKNLEQIAEKVNAIFEGTTFAQDNAYWRDRYYKYGTKWEPQKYPIEEMANINFYRSMEVTPTYSSVSILRYPQWVALDIISEVADEIVYDEELNSCIQAHKLFNQAIIQATVSAPVNKKNKNGWPIKQRPIEI; from the coding sequence GTGAATACTACTATATATTCTAGTTTATTTAATAAGGACCAACTCTTAAAAAAACCATCTTTATATATAGATTTACCTACACATCTTGCACCATTAGGGTTAATTGATTTTTGTGTACGATTAGGCTTAGAATCCAATGAAATTGATTTTGATTTATTTGAATCAGCCAATCAAAACTATTCAATGATATTTTATCCGCATCATACAACATACATGATGAAAAAGAATGCTACTTTCATTGTTTATTATGAAACAGAGGAAACATTATCAGACTTGCTAAGGGATTTAGCCAGTGAAGGTATTACGAATAGTAATGAAACAGCATCATCTACCTATTATAACAGCTTATGTCACCTTTGGTCAGCCTATGGTACAGGTGAAAAGGATGAGGCACACCCCTTACAGCATTTAAGTGTACAAATTAATGTACAGCAAGACATTAAGAGCCATGCTATGTTAAAAGAAATTTGTTATCTTGGACTTCGCTTAGGTTTGTATGCAACATCGGTTTCATTTCCTGTAGTGACTCAGGATGAACGTCATTTAGCGATTGCCATTAAGCCTGGAACGAAAAATAGGATGGAGCTTGTTGATCGAAATACAATTCATATTTCGGGAACGAAAGAAAGTCTACCAACTACTCTTCATTCGATTGCTAAAGAAAAACATTTTTCTGAAGGTGGTTTACTTGGTATTTGGGAATTCAATGAAAAACAAGTTAATGAAGCACAACTTTTATATGAAGAATCATGGCAAGACCAATCCGAAGCATCGTATATAATTAGTGCACTTCAAGAAGAGAAAGAACTAATAGTAGATGCAGAAATTTATATGACTGCATCAAAGGACAATCGAGATCGATATGGTTTAGGTTTGTCTAAAAAATTTCCTAAATTAAAGTCGATTAAAGTGCGCTCTGCCTTTAAAACAGGATTATATTGGGTTTTAGAGGAAGTTCTCCCTTCTGTTCATAGTCCCTTTACACAGGTGAAAATTATTTGCCAGGATGGCAGTAAGAAAAAAGGATTAGAGCAACGGAATAGATGGATCATGGAACTGTATCCAATTGATGAATTAATCGAATTACAGTATGGAGTACCAAAAGAAAATGTGCAATTTGAAATTTCATGTACACAACAGCATGTTTATAGCGTTTATGTAGATGATTTATTAGTGGCTGTACTAAATCCCCTTATTAGCAAATTAGATTACGTCGATAACAATAAAAAAACATACCCAACAACAGCGGGCTATCGATTATTTAAAGATGCGGATATTATTCAAGAAAAAGCCGTGTTGTCTGATCGGGAGCGTTTTTATAAATATTATATGAATGATTATTTACCACGTATGGAGAAAAAATTGTCAATTGATAAAAGTAATGTCAACCAAGGACAACTCTTTCCATTATTTGATAGAATTGAAATTGACTTTACTTCTTCTGGAATTGAAGAAGAGCTACCTGTTAAACAAGAAGCTAACTCATCATTCGAGGCATTGTATGAAGATTTATATTTTAATACCCTAGATTACTTTGTTACATTAGGTAATCAAATGGTTAATCGACCATTTAAAGCACCTGGAGGAGTTATTCCATATATTCATAGGCAGGAAGATATTTATGAACCTATTTATAGTTTTGTAAAGGTGTATCAATGGCATGAAAAAGAGTGCACAGACTGCATAACTAAGCAAATAGTCTTTGATGAAAATGGTCAATTTGATAGTGCAGATATTTATGTAGGAACTACGCACAAAGTAGTCACTGTGAAGCAGCAATTAAAAAATAAAATAATAGATGCTTATCAATTAACGAGCAAATACAAAAATTTTCCTGAAGTTAAGATAAATTATGCCGATTTATCCTATAAGGGGAATTTGATTCCTTTTTTTGAAGTTACAGAACCTATTACAAGTGAATATTTCTCTGGATTAAAGAAATCGAATGAAAAGCATACTATTATTTTTGAAGCTGGACATCATCCTAATGAGGTATCTAGTACACCGGCTATATTAGAGTTAATGGAGGATATTATACTTCAGCAACCTGAGCTATTAAAGAAAATTAATTTTATCGTCATTCCTCTAGCAAACCCAGATGGCTATGAGATTATGAAAATGTTGACAAAAGAGCATCCAAAATGGAAGCATCATGCTGCGAGATATAATGCAGTAGGGTTAGAATTTGCTCATGTGAAATTTCAAAAAAGTGTATTTGGAGAGGCGAATATTTTACCAATTGTATTAAAGAAATGGGCACCGGATGTTGTGATTGACGATCATGGAATTCCTGCACGAGAATGGGTACAGCCTTTTGCAGGATATGCTTGCCCACCGATATTTCCTGTCTCCTACACGTTACCAAGCGCAAAGATATATGGAATTGGTCGCTTTGCAGATAGTGAGACAAAGGAGATTCAGGCTAAAAATTTAGAGCAGATAGCAGAAAAAGTGAATGCTATTTTTGAAGGGACAACCTTCGCTCAAGATAATGCCTACTGGCGCGATCGATATTATAAATATGGTACGAAATGGGAACCTCAAAAGTATCCGATTGAAGAAATGGCTAATATAAATTTTTACAGAAGCATGGAAGTGACACCAACATATTCATCTGTTAGTATTTTGCGTTACCCCCAATGGGTGGCACTAGATATAATTTCTGAAGTGGCAGATGAAATTGTATATGATGAGGAATTAAATTCATGTATTCAGGCTCATAAGCTTTTCAATCAAGCTATTATTCAAGCTACAGTATCTGCACCAGTGAATAAAAAAAATAAAAATGGATGGCCGATAAAGCAACGTCCTATAGAAATCTAG